The Mauremys mutica isolate MM-2020 ecotype Southern chromosome 20, ASM2049712v1, whole genome shotgun sequence genome contains the following window.
GTacattgcccttctccagtgcctGAAAAAAACCAAACTCCTATAGAAAAGTAGCTAGAGTCAGACCCACAGTTCAGTCTCTAAgaattttcagcaaggattgcacagggtcagCCTTCCCATTTCCAAGTCCCAAAAGGAACTAaagaaatgaatttaattaaataactttataaaatcttatgataaagaaacaaataCTAATCTAATTTTTACAGCCTAACATGGCTAATTTATGATCCAAAgacattattttatttatgtttaaacataaagaaaacaaattaaaatctgaacaCTTCAGTCCCCACAAAAACACAGTGAGAAGACAGAGAGTTCCCAACAGCTTAGGTTTTGTGCACCTAAGTCTCAATTAGAGTCTTTGAGCACCAAATCTACACAGTCTGCTGAGTCTAAAACAGGGGTGGGTGAACTTTTTGGCCCGGAggacacatctgggtggggaaattgtatgcaggtccacgaatgtagggctggggcagggagttggggtgtggaagggagtGCAGGCTGTGCGAGGGGATGCAGTTtgcaggaagaggctcagggcaaggggatagggtgcaggagggggctcagggtgtggcagggggctcaaggcatgGGGTTAGGGgactcaggacagggggttggggtgcagggtgcaggaggggtttggggtgtgggctctggcacAGTGCCACTTACCTcgagtggctccagggtggcagcagcgcgcagcgggctaaggcagggtcccagaagtggccagcatgtctggcagtggctccttggggtaggatggggcagggggctctgttgcgtgctgcccttgcctgtggataccacccccaaagctcccattggccacggttccctgtttctctgcctcctcctgccccaggtgccgcagggacatggtgctggctgcttctgggagtggcatggggccagggcaggtggggaccctgccttagccccactgcgccatgggcctggcaatcccacaggctggattgaaagccctgatgggctggatctggcccacgggctgtagtttgccctcccctgccttAAACCCTTGACCCTCATCCCAACCCTAAACCTTACCCTAACCCTCACCATAAACCTAACCCCAAAATGCAACCCTAagcccaaccctaaccctaaaacccAATCCAAAACCCTCACCCCTAACCCTACACTAGCTCTATCCCAACCCAACCCACGCCCTAACCATTAAACCTAACTCTACACCTTGCCCatcctaaccctaaaccctaatcCTATACCTAACTGTAAACCCGAACCCCTAACCCCAAACCCAAACCCATCCATTAGCCTTACCCTAACTCTGACCCTAAACCCTAACACTcgcggggctggaagtatttttgTCGGCAAAAGTGCTGGCAAATTACCAACAAAGAGCATTTATACATGCTGACTTTTAGCAACAAGGCCTGCGGGGGCAAGAAGTTgggcatatctccctccacattgagggagggctaatttcataaaacctttgggtttgtaccCCTTCAAGGGAGCGGGCACCAGAGTGTTGGGAAAAGCCCTTAAGGCTAAATCTTTCCAGAGCAGATCTCTGTCTCTCCGTgaagctgggtgtggccctgcctgtgtgcttgtCTGGAAGAGGCTTGTGAGCCTAACCCAGCAAGGCCAGGTAAAGAGGACCTAGACTGGCAGAATAGGGTGACTCAGTGacatcccagcacatcaggtgataCCCCAAAGGGAGCAAACCCGTCACAACGGTTACATAATTTTTAGCCAAGCTTTTTAATTCAAACAGATATTTTAAGCCCCACGGTGGGTGCCAGTTAAATCTAAGGTAACTACTGTTTGAAATATATAAACATTAGAGCTATGGTTTTTGCCTGAagaaaagattaattttaaagaTATGTTATAAACAATGTGTTAATAATTTGGCACTTCCCTCAAAGTTTTTATTACTGGGGGAATGAATAATTATCAATTAAAAACAGTGTTTTCATTGTAATTTCAAGTGTTATTTTCCACATTATTATCCTCACTCATGAGGATTTTTGGctgcttgtttatatatttactatgaaacacGTTTTCTAATACCCTTATGGAGCATTTGTAAGCCTTTCCATAGGGGTAAAGCTACTGAAAtggaaaagcaaacagggtgagcCAGTGAAATTGTTGTATACACCATCAAGCCGCTATCACACACACCAGTAAATGGCtatcagaaaaaaattgtttgcttggttccccatctgtaatatggggatgATCACACACTTCTTCCTTTGAGTCTGTGAGTGAAAAGCCCTGCCTAGAACCTAATTGAGCTAGTCTGATTACGCTAGCACTTGACCCCAGTTCTCAGATACACCTTCAAAGGCTACTTGCCTTGGTACAGTTAGAAGCATCAAATACTCATTCACATTTACTGGAAAGCTTGTTTATTCTGCAGACTTCCTGTTCAGTGAGTCCAAAGAGCTCTAATTTATAAAGGTAGAAATCTGTGCTTTACACAACCGGGCCCATAAAGTATTTGGCCCTGTTCCAGCAAACACTGACGCACATGAGCAGCACTACACACACATATGCAGTTGTTGGGTGTTTCCAGGCCCAggcccacctccagcagctgggcAACCCACAGTCCCATGTTCTTATGGTAACGTGAACAAGGGAAGGGGAAGGCTGCAGCTGGCAGAGAGTGGGGTGCAGCAGACAGGTTTACATTCATCTGCTTACATTAAACTATGGGCACAGCCTGTCCCAGCAACCTCCAGTACTTCACTTACCATCCTAACAACTGTGGAACTGgaagtgaacagaagttacattgcCAAATAAAAGCTCTAATAGTGTTCAATTAAAAACAGTGACCATAAGTTGTTTGCCCCAGCACTGAGTCTAATACTGTCTGCCTGGGCACAGTAACTGGAAGTAACTTGCAAGCACTGTCCAACTTGGGATAGGGACTGGAAACCATTTGTGCtattgcagcaaagagtcctgtggcaccttatagactaacagacgttttggagcatgagctttcatgggtgaatacccacttcgtcggatgcaacccCTCTGCTATTTGTGCTATTGTGCATTCTAAAAGTATTCCTCCGGCTGTAATTTGCACTGGTTCACGCTCTAATATTGTCCCCTGGATAACTGTGACCAAAAGTTACTTGCCCTGGTACATGCTCTGATTCACTAGGAGCAGCACCAGAAGTTTTAGCCCCGTTACCTGCTCTAATAGCGTGCCACCAACAACAGTTACTGGAAATTTCCATGGTCATTGAGCATAATCTGTCCTGGTTCTAGTGCTGGGACGGGGAAACTAATGGAGATTCCCTAGGGACGGCTAGAGGGTATTGGAGGCATTGAGAATGGGAGCAGGGGTTGGGAGTGTGTAACAGGGTTCTCTGCTtgcccctctgctgccccaatAAAGCACAGAGGCTTCTCTTGCTGCAGCACCCATGGCTCTATTTACACAAGTTCCCATCACCAGTGATACTATTtacagagcttgcaggcctgaCCATCTCCTCTCCTACAtggagtctgccctcagcctggagacggACCTTCCTCTGGCCATTCTCTCTTCTtttggctgccagccagcctttatagcccttgaagcctcaggcccacaggtgcagccagttctaaaggccaggcaccagacttctccccagccccaatctatttcccctgattggggctggctgagcaggggctaattaggtgcttttgcaccagcaccctgctacagagtGGATTGGTGATGGTGGGCCTGAGAAGGTCAGCAAGCCGCAGAATACACCTCCCATGGTGAAGAGAGGGCTAGTATGGCACAGCTCCCCAAGCAGAGCACAGAGACTACGCCCAGGCGGCCAGGAGTGGGACACTCCCCCCCTACACTGTGAGGTCATCACCTCTTCTCGGTGGTGCAGGCGCCATCCGCTTCTCCAACCTTCTTGTGATGGCAATGCCTAACTCTACCCTAACACCAATCCTTAACTCCAACCCCTCACCCTaaaccaaccctaaccctaacccctacaGCATAACCCCTAGATTCTACCCCTCTAACTATAAAGCCTCACCCTAAACCATAACCCTAACCTCTCACCCAACCATAACCCTGTCCCCTAATAACCCTAATCTAACCACCTAACCCTCCCCCTACCTCAACCTCTAACCCTGATTTACCCTAATCTAACACTAATCCTAAAGTAACCCTAACCCcagaccctgaccctaaccctaatcTCACCCTCAATCTACCCTAACCCCTCCCCACTAACCCTAAATGCTAACCCCCACAACCCAATCCCTCACACTAATCCCTGACCCAAACGCCCCATCCTAatccaaactccacccccacccctcactatAATCCTTGACAATGTCCCTGACCCTAATCCTAACTGTAACGCTAACCTTCACTCTGCCGATGGCCCTGACATTAATCCTTAACCCTAATTCTACCCCAACTCTATCCTAATCCTACCCCCTAACCCTCACCCCGATGCTGTCCCTAACCCTGACCCTTAATCATAACACTACCTCTGACTCTCATCCTATCCCTatccctaacccaaccctaaaccctaactTTAACCCTAAATTTAACCCCTACCCCCGATCCTAACCCTAACCTAATCCGATCCCTAATCTGAATCCCTATCCCTACCCTTTCCCTCAACCCAAATTTGCACCAGAAACCTCAGAATGCATATTTTATACAATGGTTATTAGACTAGGGTGTGGGATTTGCATACATGGGTGCATTTGGTCACAGGGAAGGTGTTGATCAATGAACAGCAAGTGTGAGGCTGGAAGACAGAACTAATTGCATCAGCCATTTAGTGTCAAATTGTTTGGGACTGTGGGAAATGGTAGGGGAAGGTGTAAATGTGTAAATATTTATCCCAGTTCTACTTGCCTTTCCCTTTTCTctatctcccccaccccaccaccacccataaAGGTCATTTGTTTAAACCTCTGTGCCTGTGAGTGATTACAGACTTGCATGGCAAAGGCACCCAGAGTAAGTGCCCATATTAGAGTGGGGACTCAAGTCAAAATTAAAGAGAATCTCTTAACATAAGGACCCAGCCTTTGTTACTGTTGGGATGTTAGCAGAAGGAttagctcttccccccccccccccccgttaaaaATATCTCACATGACTAGATGTAGCAGTGAAAACAGGGAATGCTGAAGGGGGGAAACCCAAACACggcaacactgggtttagcacaGGAGGACCAGGAAGCAAAACTGACCAAACGAGTTTCAGGGTTTGGTTTGCTTCCTGGTTCTCTTGTGATGAAATCTGTGCAGCTGTGCTTGCATTTCTCACGGTTCAAAAGGTTTTTCTCCCTACCACTACCACCCGCCACTTCTACTTACAGATATTTCTCAAAGTTCAGGCAGGTTTGGATCCTAAGTTTTTATTTGGCTTTATATATGCAGAAAAGATGACAGCATTCTGAGCAGCAGTGTAGCTACAATGATGCCACTGGTGCAGTCATGCCAGGACCCACAAGATTATGGGAACCCAACCAGCTGGAGCAGCACTTCAGCACTTCACTTGATGCCTGgtgtcaccaggggcggctctaggaatttcgccgccccaagcatggcggcacgccgtggggggcgctctggcggtcgccggtcccacggctccagtggacctcctgcagacgtgcctgcggaggatccgctggtcccgcggctccggtggagcatctgcagacgtgcctgcgggaggtccactggagccgcgggaccagtggaccctcagcaggcacatctgcgggaggtctactggagccacctgccgccctcccagcaaaatgccgccccaagaacgcacttggcgtgctggggtctggagccggccctgggtgtcacaatgccactcactcaaatttggcccccACCACCTCTATCACAATAGGGGGAAGTGGGGCTAAATTTGCCTGAGTGGAGTAGCAAGTTGGGGCATGGCATCATGGTGCCAcacaaatttggcccagctgcccttaATTATGATGGAGAAGTGTCCAGGCCAAACTTGAGCGGCACTGCCACTCAGCACTCAAATTTGGGGGCTGGCCATGGGCATGTGCAGAACCTCTGGATAGCTAGGAGCAGGAGGAACTGCCCAAGTCCAGGATGAGAGCAAAGTGCTCCATGTGGGGTGAGCGGGGGATGAGTGGCCAAGAAAATCCTGGGGCTGGTGGCTGAGGAGCTGGTGGGATGAGTTTTGGCTGAgctttggggagtgggggaaggatgGGGAGTGAGGGTTGGCGGGAGTGGGTGTTATTGGGGGGGTGAATGAGTTGGGGGGAAACGGAGGATGCTGAGATGGCAGGTAGGCTGGGGGCTGGGATgttggggtgtctgggggctTTTGAGGACTATGGCCTGGACTTGCAATGTGGTCCCTAAGCTATTCTTGCATCAGTGCACTTTGAGGCCTTATTACACCAGCGATGCTGAGAAATAACCATCCAAATTCTTGAGGGCGGGTGAGATGACTCAGAAAATAGAAATGTCATGATTGAGGATGTAATGGATTAGTCTGGTTAGGTGACTCAGAAGACAAATGTCTTACAAACTTTATTACGTTATTACTTAAAACCAAACAGAAGTTTTTTTCAAAGTATCTCATCAGATCTTTCCTGatcactagggccctaccaaattcacatccattcttgtcaatttcacagccagagggtttttttaattgatcaATTTCACGATTTCTGATGTTTATATAtgaaatttcatggtattgtaaccgtgggggtcctgacccaaaatgggATCATGAGGGGGGTTGCAAAGTTGTTGTAGGGGGTCCCaagattgccaccctcacttctgtgctacCTTTAGAGCTGAAGGTAGCACCCTCCCAGTTTCTGCAGTTAGAGGAGGTTCCCGGAGGTGGAGGTGGGTAGGATCTCCCCCATGCTACTGGCAGtgtcccagccaggggctcctagCTGTTAGTCCAGGCCAGGCACAGATTAAGGCTGCGGGCCCCTGGCCAATTTGGAGGCCCTCCAGGAAAAATGGGTGCCCTGGTCCCAGAATATGCCCCTACCCGGtcaccccaagccctggcaggaaCCGCAGGGGAATAAGCCCCAAGCCCAGGCTCCcctgagccctggctggaggggcagaagccccaagctccaTCTGCCCCTGCTCCGGCTGCAGCCGCCAGGAGGAAGCCCTGGGTTTGGTGCCAGAGCCATGGCAGGAGCCGTGAAGGGATGAGGGGGTGCAGaagcccagagcccaggctgcccCAGATGCAGGAGGAAGCCGCACCTGGATCTAGAGCTCTGGCAGGAGCTGCGGGGAGAAACAgaagcccagagcccagctcctgggctgctgcagcacagaagtgaCGGGGTACGACCCTCATTTCTGTGCTGCCTCTGGAGGCGGGTCTGATCTCCCCACCAAGAGCAGCCATGCAAGGgaaggacataagaatggccattctgggtcagaccaaaggtccatccagcccagtatcccgtctgctaacagtggccaatgccaggtgccccagagggagtgaacctaacaggtaatgatcaagtgacctctctcctgccatccatctccactctctaacatcctggctaatagccattaatagacttaacctccattaatttatctagttctcttttaaaccccatTATAGTCCTAGCtgtcacaacctcctcaggcaaggagttccacaggttgactgtgtgctgtgtgaagaacttccttttatttgttttaaacatactgcccattaatttcatttagtggcccctagttcttatattatgggaacaagtaaataacttttccttgttcactttctccacaccactcatgattttatgtacctatatcatatccccccttagtctcctcttttcaaagctgaaaagtcctagtctctttaatctctcctcatatgggacccattccaaatccCTAAACATTTTACTTGCCCTTcgctgaactttttctaatgccagtatatcttttttgagatgagaccacatgtgtacacagtattcaagatgtgggaataccatggatttatataagggcaatgagatattctccgtcttattctccatcccttttttaatgattcctaaatcctgtttgcttttttgaccgcctctgcacactgcgtgggcgtcttcagagaactatccacgatgattccaagatctctttcctgattagttgtagctaaattagcccccatcatattgtatgtatagttggggttattttttccaatgtgcattactttacatttatccacattaaatttcatttgccattttgttgcccaatcacttagttttgtgagatctttttgaggTTATTCActatctgctttggtcttaactatcttgagcagtttcgtatcatctgcaaactttgccacctcactgtttacccctttctccagatcatttatgaataagttgaataggattggtcctaggactgacccttggggaacactactagttaccccctctccattctgaaaatttaccattaattcctaccctttgttccctgtcttttacccagttctcaatccatgaaaggatctttcctcttatcccatgacaacttaatttacgtaagagcttttgatgagggactttgtcaaaggctttctggaaatctaagtacactatgtccattggatcccccttgtccacatgtttggtgaccccttcaaagaactctaatggATTTGTAAGACATGAGCGACAACTCATGTCCCCCATCGccctcaccccagcatggccggactagcagctaggagtcccgggctcccagcagcaggggagatCAGATTTAATGGGGGAGGGttgatttcatggtctgtgacatttttcatggctgagaaattggtagggccctactgatCACTAGTTCCAGATTCCATCAAAGGCATCACCGGAGTTGCAGTCTATGTATTCTGCACCTCCACCAAGCTGCTCCCCACCAGCCCCCAAACATTGTGGGAGTTGCAATCTCCAGCTTGCAACttcccctccctcaacctcctgCAGCTACCTCACCCTGCTTCCCCATTCCCTGGGTCACCCCacaacccccatcccccaaatTCCCTTGGGCTCCCCAGTCCCTCCCAACCAACCAGGCACCCccatcctgagtcccagtccagcccCTCCCAATCCTCCTTGCTCCCCCAGCCCAGGAATACCCACCATCCCAAGGGAACTTCACCCTCCCAATCACCCCATCCTGAACACCCCCAGAGccctccatctccctccccctctattCTTATGCCCCCCTCACTGCTCCATCACTCCAACTTGCCTGGGTCCATCCTTaatccccccaacccctccacaCCATGCCACCTCACTGCTCCCATGTACTAGGTGGTAATGCCATTCATCACTCAAATTTGGGGGCTGGCCATGGGCATGTGCAGAACCTCTGGATAGCTAGGAGCAGGAGGAACTGCCCAAGTCCAGGATGAGAGCAAAGTGCTGCATGTGGGGTGAGCGGGGGATGAGGGGATGCCCACCCAGGCACCCCAACCATATTTGCCTCAGGGTACCCCCAACCATCAAACTCATCCACCCTCCTGCTCCACCATGAACCCCCACTTATAAAAATCTCCCACCTACTTGGGCCTCCCATCCCCAGGCAACCCATTTCAAGCCCTCCCCAATATCCACAAGGCTCCCCCATCCGTATggtccctcccagcccagctcatcCACTCCCTCACATAAATCCCCCTATCGTCTCCTCTGATCCCAAACCCAACAAACCCTGtggtgggtgttgggggagggtgTGCACTGGTCTTGGTCTGTGTATGAAATTCCGGGGTCCCACAGGAGTTAGTCTGCCCTGCCTACATTACACTAAGATGGCAACCCTGCAATGGAACACACACTCATTTCTGAGGGTCAGAAACTAGGTTAAGTCTGATACTGGGAACTAAGATCCTGGGTCAGTAGTGgtagtggtgggggtgggggtgggggtcggggtggggtggggaaggagcattGATGTGTGCTGAACTGGGCAGGTCTGACTCACTCCTTCGCTGAAGAATTTCCAGGTTCTGGATTTCCTGGTCCTGCCCAGATTTACAAATTTACTTATTTACATAGTGTTTCCTCAAATATTCTCCAGTAAAAAGGAGCTCCAGCATTAGAAACGCCCTCTGTCCCTCTCACTGTTGGGCTCATGAGAGGATGTGGAAGGAGGTACTGTCTGTGATTTTTTATCGGGCTGTCTTCGCTGAGTTCCTAGCCACCTCCATCTACGTCTTCTTTGGCCTGGGCTCAGTCCTCCGGTGGCCTTCAGCCCTCCCCACCATCTTACAGATCTCCATTACCTTCAACTTGGCTGCAGCTACTGTGGTCCAGATTGCCTGGCATGTCAGTGGCGCTCATGTCAACCCAGCTGTGACTATGGCCTTCCTGCTTGGCTCTCGTATCTCTTTGGCAAGAGCTGCTTGCTATATGGTTGCCCAGCTGGCTGGAGGCATCGCTGGAGCAGCCACGCTGTATGGAGTAACGCCTGCAGAGGTCCAAGGAAGCTTAGGCATTAACACGGTGAGTTCCTCACCCCTCTTTTTGATAGTGCTGATGAAAGTGAATGACCATTAACATTGCTGTGAGCCAGACGTGCAAACTTCCCAACACACTTCTTCCAGTCCCCTCATTCTTGACCTGTGTGGCCCCCTGCTAGGCCAAGCTTGGGTTAATATGTAGCTATAGGTAGTGGTGACAGATAGCAGTgtcaatgcacctcagtcctgacctgcaccCTGCTACAGGAGGAGAAACTGCCAACCACGCTGAATTATGTTGTAATTCTAAATTAGGAGGCCAGTGCTGTGGTAGGTATGAATTGAGGAGGATTTGTGATAAAAAAATCACTGCCATCTGCTCAAGATGGAAACACAAATGGGCTAATCCTTACAGTGAAACCTGCGCAGTGACCAACTAGAAATGAATGCCCAGTACAGGTGGGTTTTTAAATACAGGTCAAACAAAACTATACTAGATACCTAATGGATCTGTGCCTATTTAAGTCAAGCCAAAGGAGTGGCTAGTGGAAGTGATTACCCTTAGCAAAGGTTTCCGCATGTATTGGGCATTGATTACTGTGACTATCACACTTTTTACAGATGAGAAGTGAGGCTCAGAACGAGGAAGGGACTCACCCAAGATATCAGAACAACTTAATGGACTCCACAGATAGGACCAACAGCTGAGCATTCCCAGCTAAGTGGATTTTAGTTGCATGAGTACATGCCTGCCTCTCTGCTTTTCCATGCTCCCAGCAACATAGTACCTAAGCCATAAGGAACAGATTTTCACCCTAGAGCCCCCATGGTTCTCAATTGGTATGCATGTGTAGAATTCTCCATTGTtctcaatgagagctgctggatacTGAGCCattctgaaaatctgtccccaaTAGCCTACAAAAACTTTGGAACAGTAGTAACCAATCTGCCATCACTGCCTGATCTGTACATTCTGTGCTTATCACTCCTACACTTGGTTAGTTGCTACTGCATGGCTCCAAAATTAAGAATACAAACCATGAAAGATCCCCTTACCCCCACTGTTACACTTAAGTCTCCCAGGAGCTCATGTCACTGCAGATGCCTGCTTTTGAGGTGGATTGTGTGAGGCAGCAGCGTTACCTAGTGTGGTTGGTGGGCAGAAGCCGATGGGCTGCTATGATCTCCTAAGAAGTCCCTTTGCCATCCCTTTCCCCAGGTGCGGAGCAACATCACTTCTGGACAAGCAGTTGCTGTTGAGCTCATTCTCACCTTTCAGCTGGTTCTTTGTTATTTTGCTTCCACCGACAGACACAGAAATGCCAACTCCCCAGCCACATTCATTGGCATATCCGTTGCCCTGGGACACATGATTGGGGTAAGCTTGTTAGGCACTGCATAAAACATGGAGGGGTTTGTACCTAATGGTTgtttcaaaacaaataaaaaacatgcACTCCAATTCTGAACACTCTGCCTGCCAAAAgcgctgcttggagcagggcaggagtgcTGGCTGTGGGGAAAGCTTATTGTTatgccagtcccagtctcttccAGTACAAGATGCTCACTGTGGGAGGAACTCTCAATTAGGCCAATTCCATGCTTCTCCCAATATACAGCAATGATGACTAAACTATAACTAGAAGAGAGATATTTGTAAATGTCTAATTGCCTGAACTACAGCCACAGAGAGATGACAAATCAAACATGAGGTTCGTTCGGACTTCATTCATCTTTAGACAGTGAAATTCTCCTAATACTTTCTTTCCCATCTGTTTACTAGATCTACTTCACTGGCTGCTCCATGAATCCTGCAAGATCTTTTGGCCCTGCTGTCATAGTCAACAAGTTTACTGTCCACTGGGTAATATCATTATGTCCTTTCCCTTTCTGTTCTAGAGGTCTCTACCATCTCCAAAATATCTTGGGTGAGATGTTGAAATTTGGCCTTATTGCATCCCAGGTTTCTAGGAGCTCCTTATATCAAGGTACTGAGACCCAACAGTGAGTAACATGGGATTAGCTTTATCAATTATGTCTGCACTGAATGCGATCAGTCCAGCATTTACTAAATCCCCAAACTCCTTCCCCAGCAGGCACTGGGCTCAGTGTAAAGTCTGGGAAGGACACATAAGAGTCAGTCTCCTCTTTAGATGTTCCAAAGGCCTGGAAGAGAAGGTCCctaggagtctgaattagctgggtgTACCACTCTGCAGGCATGTCTTCATCTTCATGTAATCAGTCAGTGTTTCACTGTTAAGGGGCTAGCTACACCTTTCCCCACCTCTGTCGCACTATCTGGTCTGTTAATGCACCACCTTTGGGTCTTAGGCCTCTTATCCTCACCTCTCGCGGGGTGAAAGCTTGTGATTCTTCTACTCTTAGCTTGGGGTCCCTTGTATACCAACTGCTTATTGCCATGTAGGGCTAGATCAGTTTAATCACCTCCTTGAGCCTCCCTTCAGAAACCCATGATCAGTGACACTGACCAACAGGCctcttaaaacaaagtatttttataTAGCAGTTGGaacaaacataagaacagctatattgggtcagacttatgctccatctagcccagtatcctgtatctgacagcggccaatgccaggtgctccagagggaatgaacagaacaggtaatcatcctcAGTTGCCCATTCcaagcctctggcaaacagaggctagggacaccatccctgcccatcctggctagtagccattgatggacctatcctccatgaatttatccaggtattttttgaaccctgttatagtcttggccttcacaacatcctctggcaaggagtatcacaggttaactgtgcattgttaataagaaatacttcctttgtttgttttaaacctgatgcctattaatttcatttggtgacccctagttcttgtgttatttaCTTTTGCCAcacccatcatgattttatagacctctatcatacccgccccagtcatttcttttccaagatgaaaagtcccaatcttattaatctctcctcatttggaAGCTGCTTcatacccctaaacatttttgttgccctttt
Protein-coding sequences here:
- the AQP6 gene encoding aquaporin-6 isoform X2; the protein is MWKEVLSVIFYRAVFAEFLATSIYVFFGLGSVLRWPSALPTILQISITFNLAAATVVQIAWHVSGAHVNPAVTMAFLLGSRISLARAACYMVAQLAGGIAGAATLYGVTPAEVQGSLGINTVRSNITSGQAVAVELILTFQLVLCYFASTDRHRNANSPATFIGISVALGHMIGIYFTGCSMNPARSFGPAVIVNKFTVHWIFWVGPMTGAILASLIYNVLLYPDLKSLSQRLAILKGTFDMEAEDMDEAKQNRQPVSLVNVIQRV
- the AQP6 gene encoding aquaporin-6 isoform X1, with protein sequence MWKEVLSVIFYRAVFAEFLATSIYVFFGLGSVLRWPSALPTILQISITFNLAAATVVQIAWHVSGAHVNPAVTMAFLLGSRISLARAACYMVAQLAGGIAGAATLYGVTPAEVQGSLGINTVRSNITSGQAVAVELILTFQLVLCYFASTDRHRNANSPATFIGISVALGHMIGIYFTGCSMNPARSFGPAVIVNKFTVHWIFWVGPMTGAILASLIYNVLLYPDLKSLSQRLAILKGTFDMEAEDMDEAKQNRSKALQLSQPL